The following are encoded together in the Trachemys scripta elegans isolate TJP31775 chromosome 7, CAS_Tse_1.0, whole genome shotgun sequence genome:
- the EIF3F gene encoding eukaryotic translation initiation factor 3 subunit F: MAAVAQVSSPSPSPVPAPVPAAPSPAAVPPVAATPAGGAAPPVPPPTAVPGPPVPAALPGPFPGGRVVRLHPVILASIVDSFERRNEGAARVIGTLLGTVDKLSVEVTNCFSVPHNESEDEVAVDMEFAKNMYELHKKVSPSEIILGWYATGHDITEHSVLIHEYYSREAHNPIHLTVDTSLQNGRMSIKAYVSAPMGVPGKTMGVMFTPLTVKYVYYDTERIGVDLIMKTCLSPSRVIGLSSDLQQVGAASARIQDTLSTVLQYAEDVLSGKVAADNTVGRFLMDLINQVPKISPEDFETMLNSNINDLLMVTYLANLTQSQIALNEKLLSL, translated from the exons ATGGCGGCGGTAGCTCAGGTCTCGTCCCCGTCCCCATCCCCCGTCCCTGCTCCTGTCCCGGCAGCCCCAAGCCCAGCAGCTGTACCGCCAGTGGCAGCGACCCCAGCGGGAGGTGCAGCGCCGCCTGTGCCTCCCCCTACAGCAGTCCCGGGCCCGCCGGTCCCCGCGGCGCTGCCTGGCCCCTTCCCCGGCGGCCGCGTGGTCCGGCTGCACCCGGTCATCCTGGCCTCCATCGTGGACAGCTTCGAGCGGCGCAACGAGGGCGCGGCCCGGGTTATCGGGACCCTGCTAG gcactGTGGACAAGCTCTCCGTGGAAGTCACCAATTGCTTCTCAGTCCCACACAACGAGTCTGAAGATGAG GTGGCTGTCGATATGGAATTTGCCAAGAATATGTATGAGCTGCACAAGAAGGTTTCCCCTAGTGAAATCATTTTGGGGTG GTATGCTACGGGCCATGACATTACAGAGCACTCTGTCCTGATCCATGAGTATTATAGCCGGGAAGCACACAATCCAATCCACCTCACTGTGGACACCAGTCTCCAGAATGGACGCATGAGCATTAAAGCCTATGTCAG TGCTCCAATGGGGGTCCCTGGTAAGACCATGGGGGTGATGTTCACACCTCTGACAGTGAAGTATGTTTACTATGATACTGAGCGGATAGGAG TTGATCTCATCATGAAAACCTGTTTGAGTCCCAGTCGAGTGATTGGCTTATCCAGTGACTTGCAGCAGGTGGGGGCAGCGTCAGCCCGGATCCAGGATACCCTGAGCACAGTGCTTCAGTATGCAGAGGATGTGCTG TCCGGTAAAGTGGCTGCTGACAACACTGTTGGGCGCTTCCTGATGGATCTTATTAACCAGGTGCCAAAGATTTCACCGGAGGACTTTGAGACAATGCTGAACAGCAATATTAAC GACCTGCTGATGGTGACCTACTTGGCAAATCTCACTCAGTCACAGATTGCTCTCAATGAAAAACTTCTGAGCTTATGA